From the genome of Segatella hominis, one region includes:
- a CDS encoding YncE family protein encodes MKKYLLGLAVLLMGTAVMTSCDPAEDYPETYLQVYSTGAYVVNSGNMYSKIESSLTAIDYASSTATQNVFKTANGRSLGNTANDGIVYGNKIYLAVDQSNTIEVIDKKTKQSIKQIKTTELLGNAEGAEPRHIIADGGKVYFTTYGGYVAAVDTTSFALQKKWQVGSYPESLVIGNGNLYVANSNYGYGGGNISCINLSNDNVETKNIEGVNNPTSIYYASNVLYVLDNPVYGPAPDYATTGENALRAVSFAEGKSQKVADGNYAVCVTPGTTTRTAQLVRSYFFVLNAPYGGTPSVSVLAAGSTQPQALTLSEMPVSPCGIFADPLNGHIFVLSYKMGDKGTPDYNGNGYVVEYDSAGQKQHEYETGVGSCAMFFDSAYKTAYAE; translated from the coding sequence ATGAAAAAGTATTTATTAGGTTTGGCGGTGCTCTTGATGGGCACTGCAGTGATGACATCATGCGATCCTGCCGAAGACTATCCTGAGACTTATCTCCAGGTGTATAGTACGGGCGCTTACGTTGTGAATTCTGGTAACATGTATAGCAAGATCGAGAGCTCTCTCACAGCCATCGACTATGCTTCAAGCACAGCTACACAGAATGTATTCAAGACTGCTAACGGTCGTTCGCTCGGTAATACTGCCAATGATGGCATCGTATATGGCAACAAGATTTATCTCGCCGTAGATCAGAGCAACACCATCGAGGTAATCGACAAGAAAACCAAGCAGAGTATCAAGCAAATCAAGACCACAGAGTTGCTGGGCAATGCCGAGGGCGCCGAGCCTCGCCATATTATCGCTGATGGTGGCAAGGTTTATTTTACCACATACGGTGGATATGTGGCTGCCGTGGACACCACAAGCTTTGCTCTTCAAAAGAAGTGGCAGGTGGGCAGCTATCCTGAGAGCTTGGTCATCGGCAATGGCAATCTCTATGTAGCTAACAGCAACTACGGTTATGGTGGTGGCAACATCTCTTGCATCAATCTTTCCAACGACAATGTTGAGACTAAGAATATCGAGGGCGTGAACAATCCTACCAGCATCTATTATGCATCTAATGTTTTGTATGTTCTCGACAACCCAGTATATGGACCTGCTCCTGACTATGCGACCACTGGCGAGAATGCCCTACGTGCAGTGAGTTTCGCCGAGGGCAAGTCGCAGAAGGTGGCAGATGGCAACTATGCTGTATGCGTAACCCCTGGTACTACAACACGTACGGCGCAGTTGGTTCGTTCTTATTTCTTTGTGCTCAATGCACCTTATGGCGGCACTCCTAGCGTGAGCGTGCTTGCAGCAGGAAGTACACAACCACAGGCGCTGACGCTCTCTGAGATGCCTGTGAGCCCATGCGGAATCTTTGCCGACCCATTGAACGGTCATATCTTCGTGCTCTCTTATAAAATGGGCGATAAAGGTACTCCAGACTATAATGGTAACGGCTATGTAGTGGAGTATGACAGCGCAGGTCAGAAGCAGCATGAGTATGAGACTGGCGTAGGTTCTTGCGCTATGTTCTTTGACTCTGCCTACAAGACTGCATACGCAGAATAA